In Bacillus sp. DX3.1, the following proteins share a genomic window:
- a CDS encoding DUF2262 domain-containing protein: protein MEKSIKSELIGVFTFNEACKTYQQNKGKIHWQLDIRNEYVNVNEMIKRAERLFLCIEEFDKKAKVAIAEKLIDYKNDFWPEYDENDEHLNWDAVDAGEYDVTKEKFEKAITLYDIEIRANDIYCEYHDGDLFGGHMIHAYFDNDYKLLNAEV, encoded by the coding sequence ATGGAAAAATCAATAAAAAGTGAATTAATTGGAGTGTTTACCTTTAATGAGGCTTGTAAAACATATCAGCAAAATAAAGGAAAAATACATTGGCAATTGGATATTAGAAATGAATATGTAAATGTTAATGAGATGATTAAAAGAGCAGAGAGGCTTTTTTTATGCATAGAAGAATTTGATAAAAAGGCTAAAGTAGCCATAGCAGAGAAATTGATTGATTACAAAAATGATTTTTGGCCTGAGTATGATGAGAATGATGAACATTTAAATTGGGATGCTGTAGATGCAGGAGAATATGATGTAACCAAAGAAAAATTTGAAAAGGCAATTACTCTCTATGACATCGAAATTAGAGCAAATGATATATACTGTGAATATCATGATGGAGATTTATTTGGCGGACACATGATACATGCCTATTTTGATAATGATTACAAGTTATTAAATGCAGAGGTGTAG
- a CDS encoding glutathione peroxidase: protein MTIYDFSATTITGEEKSLRDYEGKVLLIVNVASKCGFTPQYKGLQSVYEKYKEQGFEILGFPCNQFGGQEPGTEDEITSFCELNYGVSFPMFAKVDVKGEHAHPLFKYVTEQAPGILGMKSVKWNFTKFLVGRDGKVIDRFAPKTKPEDLEKEIEKILS from the coding sequence ATGACAATTTATGATTTTTCTGCAACAACGATAACAGGAGAAGAAAAATCGCTGAGAGACTACGAAGGAAAAGTGCTTCTCATTGTGAATGTCGCAAGTAAATGTGGCTTCACGCCGCAGTATAAAGGATTACAATCTGTTTATGAAAAATATAAAGAGCAAGGATTTGAAATTCTTGGTTTTCCATGTAACCAATTCGGAGGGCAAGAGCCTGGTACAGAGGACGAAATTACGAGTTTTTGTGAATTGAATTATGGTGTATCCTTTCCGATGTTCGCTAAAGTCGATGTCAAAGGGGAGCATGCTCATCCGCTATTCAAATATGTAACAGAGCAAGCACCAGGTATACTTGGTATGAAGTCAGTTAAGTGGAACTTTACGAAGTTTTTAGTAGGACGTGACGGCAAAGTGATTGATCGTTTTGCACCGAAAACGAAGCCGGAAGATTTAGAGAAAGAGATTGAAAAGATACTTTCATAA
- a CDS encoding IS200/IS605 family accessory protein TnpB-related protein, which yields MKKAYFSKRIYKRDVPYEMVDTLTKTMETFNRAKRFAFQTIVREKRWSRKMHTDSLHLVLKRKYQLNDYYANSAVQEEKALFTGLIELQKIYEKQTQEKLKKIKKKLKQERTKLTKLRKIKQSCVKGKITFPKNSRFSKNNNIISLSRKEDTFIWLNEYLFEHQYLDVQIKRIQAKIGRLTHRQYRLKQKLESYQTHIPSAVFGSKKLFRSQFTIDEFIHNHDKWKILFSRARNKQFILSGRKDAKHGNFVFQYVAQNQELWMTTSTGKLVMFPAITFPYGQEIIEEVITNQLQCKNKKKHGKPIAWSVEDYGEYYIVKCLVDVPEKLHTNYSKADGVIGVDCNLNHFAWAHVTKDGNYKGSGSLRFSMIGKSTGQITKIIEAEVIRLVDLAHQYNKPIVIEKLDTTQSRAGDRYGNKRANRMKSMFAYKKMTDAILGRADKMGVAVFQVNPAYTSISGKMKYMRKLGISIHQSAAFTIGRRGLGYKEKVPQVLQPYILKKEAHHWTHWHQLNNRFDIRTHHFYQLYHVNQPKEALQIERLDLFESEKKKLAKLFA from the coding sequence GTGAAGAAAGCGTATTTTTCGAAACGGATCTATAAAAGGGACGTACCGTATGAAATGGTAGATACATTGACAAAGACAATGGAAACATTTAATCGGGCGAAACGCTTTGCATTTCAAACGATTGTTCGGGAAAAACGTTGGAGCCGTAAGATGCATACAGATAGTCTTCATCTTGTTCTTAAGCGGAAATATCAATTGAATGATTACTATGCAAACAGTGCGGTGCAAGAAGAAAAGGCGTTGTTTACAGGTTTAATAGAGTTGCAGAAGATATATGAGAAACAAACACAAGAGAAGCTCAAGAAAATCAAAAAGAAGTTGAAGCAAGAACGTACAAAACTGACAAAGCTTCGTAAAATCAAACAAAGTTGTGTGAAAGGAAAGATTACGTTTCCCAAAAACTCCCGCTTTTCGAAGAACAATAATATTATCTCCTTGTCTCGTAAAGAGGACACATTCATTTGGCTGAATGAATATCTGTTTGAGCACCAGTACTTAGATGTTCAAATCAAAAGGATTCAAGCAAAAATCGGTCGTTTGACTCACAGGCAATACCGTTTAAAGCAGAAGCTTGAATCGTACCAAACGCATATTCCTAGCGCGGTGTTTGGGAGTAAAAAACTGTTTCGGTCTCAATTTACAATCGATGAGTTTATACATAACCATGACAAATGGAAAATATTATTTTCCCGTGCTCGAAATAAACAATTCATTCTATCTGGCCGTAAAGATGCCAAACACGGAAATTTTGTGTTTCAGTATGTTGCCCAGAATCAGGAATTATGGATGACGACAAGTACAGGAAAACTAGTTATGTTTCCAGCTATCACATTCCCGTATGGACAAGAAATCATTGAGGAAGTGATCACAAACCAATTACAGTGTAAGAATAAGAAAAAACATGGCAAACCGATTGCGTGGTCTGTTGAAGACTATGGTGAGTATTATATTGTGAAATGCTTAGTCGATGTACCGGAAAAACTTCACACGAATTACAGTAAAGCGGATGGGGTGATTGGTGTAGATTGTAATCTAAATCATTTTGCTTGGGCGCATGTAACGAAGGATGGGAATTACAAAGGAAGTGGTTCCCTCCGTTTTTCCATGATAGGTAAATCTACCGGACAAATCACAAAGATAATTGAAGCGGAAGTCATTCGATTAGTTGACCTCGCGCATCAGTATAACAAGCCGATTGTAATAGAGAAGTTAGATACCACGCAATCTAGGGCAGGGGATCGATACGGAAATAAGCGAGCGAATCGAATGAAGAGTATGTTCGCTTATAAGAAGATGACAGACGCAATTCTGGGTCGTGCGGATAAAATGGGCGTGGCTGTCTTTCAAGTCAATCCAGCTTACACTTCTATCTCAGGGAAGATGAAATATATGCGGAAACTTGGCATCTCTATTCATCAATCTGCGGCCTTTACGATTGGGCGTCGTGGATTAGGGTATAAAGAAAAAGTGCCTCAAGTGCTTCAGCCTTATATTTTAAAGAAAGAAGCACACCACTGGACCCATTGGCATCAATTAAACAATCGATTTGATATTCGTACGCATCATTTCTATCAGTTATATCATGTGAATCAGCCGAAAGAGGCATTACAAATCGAACGATTAGACTTATTTGAAAGTGAAAAGAAAAAACTAGCAAAACTGTTTGCATAA
- a CDS encoding MBL fold metallo-hydrolase gives MKKVEQLSSQLYLIDDHDLQHDQRTGTYVLLSDEITLIETCAAPSLPYLLNGLQQLRIDLTDVKNIIVTHVHLDHAGAAGLMMEKCPNATLFVHPRGARHMIDPTKLIQGAKAVYGDTFDELFNPILPIPEERVHIVQDGETLQIAENRTLTFYDTPGHAKHHISIHDSLTNGMFTGDTIGIYYRELAELGVELFLPTTSPSQFQPDAMITAKDRIQHMDVDYIYFGHYGASSRVSEVYRQLENWLPIFVETGKHVYAKEKDFEKAGHELSALLLEKVSSHLTKQGVPTTHSIYEVLKLDMEISAMGIIDYFTKLEQTKTTMN, from the coding sequence GTGAAAAAAGTAGAACAATTATCTTCACAGTTATATCTTATTGACGATCATGACTTACAGCATGATCAGCGAACAGGTACATATGTCTTACTCAGCGATGAAATCACTTTGATTGAAACGTGCGCTGCCCCTTCTCTTCCGTATCTTTTAAATGGATTACAACAATTGCGTATTGATCTTACTGATGTTAAAAATATCATCGTTACACATGTTCACCTTGATCATGCCGGTGCAGCTGGCTTAATGATGGAGAAATGCCCAAATGCTACTTTATTTGTCCATCCGCGCGGGGCTCGCCATATGATTGATCCTACGAAATTAATCCAAGGTGCAAAAGCGGTATATGGCGATACTTTCGATGAACTCTTCAATCCAATCCTACCAATTCCAGAAGAACGAGTTCACATCGTACAAGATGGTGAAACACTGCAAATCGCAGAAAATCGAACCTTAACATTTTATGATACACCTGGTCATGCTAAGCATCATATTAGTATCCATGATTCTTTAACAAATGGCATGTTTACAGGTGATACAATTGGCATTTACTATCGGGAATTGGCAGAGCTCGGCGTTGAACTATTTTTACCAACAACGTCTCCTTCCCAATTTCAGCCAGATGCGATGATCACTGCAAAAGACCGCATTCAACATATGGATGTTGATTATATTTATTTTGGTCATTATGGAGCCTCCTCCCGTGTTTCCGAAGTATATAGACAGCTTGAAAATTGGCTTCCAATCTTTGTTGAGACCGGAAAGCATGTATATGCGAAAGAAAAAGACTTTGAAAAAGCAGGTCATGAGCTTTCCGCTTTATTACTAGAGAAAGTATCTTCGCATCTTACAAAACAAGGCGTCCCAACAACACATTCTATTTATGAAGTATTAAAGCTTGATATGGAAATTAGCGCGATGGGCATTATTGATTACTTTACAAAACTTGAGCAAACAAAAACAACGATGAATTAA
- a CDS encoding zinc-binding dehydrogenase has translation MKAIVVTAFGGPEMMKYTEVDMPTINAKQVLIRVIATSVNFADIKSRYGKKGNGKLPFIPGIDAAGVVEQIGSEVKNLKVGQRVIAFPLNGSYAEYVVANENLTFVLPDEVDFTTAAACPIVSFTSYNLLANIARLQQGETVLIHAAAGGIGTTAIQLSKILGDGQIIGTVGSKTKKKIALEAGADHVICYKDEDFVQKVNDLTNGAGADIILDSISGTVSEKSLACLAFYGRLVHFGNTSGDIGTFRTKDLHASCRSILGFSFGTTRKKRPHLLRHTAEQVFRYLSDGSLQMKVGKRFSLQDAGKAHEWVENRESTGKIILDTQPTP, from the coding sequence ATGAAAGCGATTGTTGTAACTGCATTTGGTGGCCCTGAAATGATGAAGTATACAGAAGTAGATATGCCAACGATTAACGCGAAGCAAGTTTTAATCCGTGTAATCGCTACAAGTGTCAATTTTGCTGACATTAAATCTCGTTACGGAAAAAAAGGAAACGGAAAGCTTCCGTTTATCCCTGGTATAGATGCAGCTGGAGTTGTAGAGCAGATCGGTTCAGAAGTAAAGAATCTTAAAGTCGGACAGCGTGTGATCGCCTTCCCTCTTAACGGATCATATGCTGAATATGTTGTCGCAAATGAAAATCTCACTTTTGTATTACCTGATGAAGTTGACTTCACAACCGCAGCCGCTTGTCCTATTGTATCTTTTACGAGTTATAACTTGCTTGCAAATATAGCAAGATTACAGCAAGGTGAAACAGTTCTTATTCATGCAGCAGCTGGCGGAATTGGAACGACAGCCATTCAATTATCCAAAATTTTAGGTGATGGACAAATCATTGGAACAGTCGGTAGTAAAACAAAAAAGAAAATTGCCTTAGAGGCTGGTGCTGATCATGTTATTTGTTATAAGGATGAAGACTTTGTACAGAAAGTAAATGACCTCACGAACGGCGCAGGTGCTGACATCATATTAGATTCTATTTCCGGTACAGTATCAGAGAAAAGTTTAGCGTGTCTTGCTTTCTACGGTCGTCTCGTCCATTTTGGTAATACTAGTGGTGATATTGGTACATTCCGGACAAAGGATTTACATGCAAGCTGCCGTTCCATTCTTGGTTTTAGCTTTGGAACAACTCGTAAGAAACGTCCTCACCTACTCCGCCATACTGCAGAGCAAGTATTTCGTTATTTGAGCGATGGTAGCTTACAAATGAAAGTTGGAAAACGCTTTTCACTTCAGGATGCAGGGAAAGCGCATGAATGGGTTGAAAATAGAGAAAGCACAGGGAAAATCATATTAGACACCCAGCCTACACCATAA
- a CDS encoding DUF3925 family protein translates to MKTAQREMLSNREFYFVLYMMLLFVAGWFMDVNGLFLSKYFTLAGMITLPAVGGLVGFFIMSISKEQNN, encoded by the coding sequence ATGAAAACTGCACAACGTGAAATGCTTTCAAATCGTGAGTTTTATTTCGTACTATATATGATGTTATTATTCGTCGCTGGTTGGTTTATGGATGTAAATGGACTTTTCTTAAGTAAATACTTTACACTTGCAGGAATGATTACTCTTCCAGCAGTTGGTGGTCTTGTCGGATTCTTTATTATGTCAATAAGCAAAGAGCAAAATAACTAA